One part of the Nitrospirota bacterium genome encodes these proteins:
- a CDS encoding formylglycine-generating enzyme family protein, translating into KSNPIYEGVGEYRVERGGGWSNGPLGIRSSHRVGLSPSFGHRSLGFRLVMVK; encoded by the coding sequence AAAAGTAATCCTATATATGAAGGCGTAGGTGAGTATCGTGTTGAGCGTGGCGGCGGTTGGAGCAACGGGCCGCTAGGAATCAGAAGCTCACATAGAGTAGGGCTTAGTCCATCTTTTGGCCATCGTTCACTTGGTTTTCGTCTTGTGATGGTGAAATAA